A single Pedobacter sp. PACM 27299 DNA region contains:
- a CDS encoding MFS transporter, which produces MNISTFNAFKSRNYRLYFTGQSVSLIGTWMQKTAVSWVIYEKTHSNFMLGLTLFASLFPSFIFSFIGGVAADRYNRYKLLLVTQVASMIQAVLMTLLIFFKDYSVWEIIALSALLGLINAFDVPARQSLVYEMVDDKADLPNALALNSSMVNLSRLIGPGIAGLALEKFGEDICFGMNAISFIAVIGSLLMMKLPKFVVTPSTKNVFGELKEGFQYIKRTPSISLVLVMLALMSLLVLPFSTLIPVYAKDIFKGTASTFGVIDSVIGLGAFTGAIFLASLKPGRNLRKILAANTLVFGAGLILFSHTTYYPIALVFATISGFGMMSQITISNTLIQTTVDPAMRGRVISFYAMAFFGMQPLGGLLIGYLSQMIGTPDTVMIQGFIAFGIGLLLFRFLRKAKKENYKRLKK; this is translated from the coding sequence ATGAACATTAGCACCTTTAACGCTTTTAAAAGCCGTAATTATAGATTGTATTTTACTGGGCAGTCCGTCTCCCTTATTGGAACATGGATGCAGAAGACAGCTGTAAGCTGGGTGATTTACGAGAAAACGCATTCTAATTTTATGTTAGGACTAACGCTTTTCGCCAGTCTGTTTCCTTCTTTTATCTTTTCTTTTATTGGCGGCGTCGCTGCCGATCGTTACAACAGGTATAAGCTGTTACTTGTCACGCAGGTTGCCTCTATGATCCAGGCGGTACTCATGACTTTGCTGATTTTTTTTAAAGATTATTCTGTTTGGGAAATCATCGCTTTGAGCGCATTACTAGGCTTAATCAACGCATTCGATGTGCCAGCAAGGCAATCATTAGTCTATGAAATGGTAGACGATAAAGCAGATTTGCCCAATGCCCTGGCTTTAAACTCCTCTATGGTGAACCTTTCCAGATTGATTGGTCCCGGTATCGCCGGACTGGCACTAGAGAAGTTCGGGGAAGACATTTGTTTTGGAATGAATGCCATCAGTTTCATTGCCGTGATCGGTTCTCTACTGATGATGAAACTGCCTAAATTCGTCGTTACACCTTCCACAAAAAACGTATTTGGAGAACTAAAGGAAGGTTTTCAATATATCAAAAGAACACCTTCCATTTCATTAGTGCTGGTCATGCTCGCACTCATGAGTCTATTGGTGCTGCCCTTTAGCACATTGATTCCCGTTTATGCAAAGGACATTTTTAAAGGAACGGCATCCACATTTGGGGTAATTGATAGTGTGATAGGACTAGGCGCATTTACTGGGGCGATCTTTCTGGCTTCCTTAAAACCCGGAAGAAACTTAAGGAAAATCCTGGCCGCAAATACGCTTGTGTTTGGTGCCGGGCTGATCTTATTCTCTCATACTACCTATTATCCAATTGCCTTAGTCTTTGCCACCATCTCCGGTTTTGGGATGATGTCGCAGATTACCATCAGCAATACGCTCATCCAAACCACTGTAGATCCAGCCATGAGGGGTAGAGTTATCAGTTTTTACGCCATGGCTTTCTTTGGAATGCAGCCCTTAGGCGGTTTGCTTATCGGTTATCTTTCTCAAATGATTGGTACTCCCGATACGGTAATGATACAAGGATTTATCGCTTTCGGGATTGGCTTGCTGCTTTTTCGCTTTTTGAGGAAAGCAAAGAAAGAAAACTACAAGCGCCTCAAGAAATAA